From the genome of Akkermansiaceae bacterium:
ATTTCCCGGATGCTTACCCACTGGCCGCCCTCCACACGGGTGGTCCGGATGCGGAGGAGTTTTTGCATGCTGTTAAGCGCGATGACAGTGGGGTTGGCGTTGTTAGTCTGGCTGTGGTCCGCCAGCGTCTTCCACTGGGCGCCATCGTCGCTGCCCTCGATGACGTAGCCATACGGCAGTTTGCTTTTCTTCCAGTTGGCGGTCACATCCCACTGGATGCGGACTTCCCTGAGTTGCTGCTTTTTTCCAAAATCCAGCGTCAGCCATTGGCTGGCTTTGGCATCGGACGCACACCAGCGGGTGTCGGGGTTGCCGTCCATGGCATGACCGACGGGATGGGTGCGGCCCGGCGCCAACTCCTCGGATGACGCGGTCAGCCGGATCGTCGATCCGGTGGATGCCCCGGGTTCGGCAAGGCGGGTGCCGTCCGGCTGCAGGCCAAATCGAGCGAAACGCCAGTCGGCATCGAAGTTTTCACGGCTGCGCGGCTCCGCCTGGACGGTGAGACATGTGGCGAGGGCGAGAACGAGAGGGGATTTTGTGATCGAAAAACACACAGTGGCCAGCTTCATGGCTGCATATTCATGGAATGGCATGCGATGTCCAGAGGGAAAGTGGAAACGTGACTAGGGATTGTCCATCCAAGGCTTGCTAGGCCGGTCGACTTGGACATGCTTCCGCGACGGTGCGGTGTAAGCGGGATGTGATAATACCAACATTCCAAACTTGACCTGCGTGGCTAATCTCAAGAGAACCTATCCAGTCGCATCCATCGACCAGGCTCACCAACTCTTTTTTTCCTCCACGCCACCCTAATCGATTTAAGATGAATCCCCCGCACCCGGACCGCCCTCCCACCATGGAAAAGGAAACTGAATCTGGAAAAGCCGCGCGCCTGCAATGGTGGACCGATGCACGGCTCGGTATGTTCATCCACTGGGGACTCTACTCCATGGCCGCCCGCCATGAGTGGGTCAAACGCTACGAACGCATGAGCGACGAGGACTACCGGAAATATTTCGACCTCTTCGAGCCGGACCTCTATGACCCGCGTGAGTGGGCGCGGCTCGCCAGGGCCGCAGGGATGAAGTATGCTGTCATCACCGCCAAACACCACGAGGGCTTCTGCCTCTGGGACTCCCGGTTCACCGATTACAAGGCGACGCGCACCGCCTGCGGCCGGGACCTGTTAGCCGAGTGGCTGGACGCCTTCCGCGCCGAGGGACTACGGGTCGGCGTTTACTACTCGTTGCTCGATTGGCACCACCCGCACTACCCGATCGACCGCAACCACCCACAGAGCGCGGACAGCGACGAAGGCTACGCCACGCTTAACCAGGGGCGCGAGCTGAAGATCTATCAGCAGTATATGAAAGACCAGATCCGCGAGCTGCTCACCGGCTACGGCGGGATCGACCTCATCTGGATGGACTATTCCTTTCCCTCGGGAAAACACGGCAAGGGCCACGCCGACTGGGATTCGGAGAACCTGCTGGCCATGGTCCGGGAACTCCAGCCCGGTATCATCGTCAACGACCGGCTCGATCTGTTGGACGTGGAGGGCGGCGGGGACTTCACCACCCCGGAGCAATACAAGGTTTCCAAATGGCCGGAGCGCAACGGCAAGCGACTGGCGTGGGAAACCTGCCAGACCTTCTCGGGTTCATGGGGATACCACCGCGACGAGATGTCCTGGAAGACGCCGCGGCAACTGCTCGTCCTCCTCATCGAGTCGGTCAGCAAGGGGGGCAACCTGCTGCTCAACGTGGGGCCGACGGCGCGCGGCACCATCGACGCCCGCGCCACCGCCAGCCTGGACGCCATCGGCGCCTGGATGAGGTTCAACCAGCGCGCCATCTACGGCTGCACCCAGGCGCCGGACACATTCAGCACACCGCCGCAGACGCTGCTCACCTGGCACCCCGGCACCCGCCGGATGTATGTCCACTTGCTCGACTACCCCATGGGCCACCTCCTGCTGCCGGGTTTCGGCGGCAAGGTCAGCTACGCCCAGTTCCTGCACGACGGCTCCGAAATCCGGGAAGGCACCCCGCCGGCCAACGTCACTTACAACGAGGAGCTGGCCGACTCCGACCTGTGCCTCGTGCTGCCCGTGGTCCAGCCCGATGTGGAAATCCCCGTCATCGAACTCTATCTGAACGACTGATCACCGCCGCGAAGGATAAAAACATGTTAGATGCGCATCTCCATACCGAGATCGACGGCTTGAACACCCCCTTTTCCTATCCCAGCCCCTTCGCTTTCGCGCGTATCGCCCTGAGGCACGTCAAGGTTTGATGGAAAACCGGTGAACCATCGTATGGCTGTATGTCTCCCCTGGCTTTAGGATGGTATTGGGAAAAGCAGGTTGGTTCGGGGAGTCCGGGTAGTGTTGGGTTTCCAGACAGAGTCCCGTTCTGTGCTGATAGCTCACGCCGGATTTTCCGGTGATGGTGCCATCGAGGAAATTGCCTCCATAGAATTGAATGCCAGGCTGGTCGGTCAGGATTTCCATGACCCGACCGGAACTTGGATCGCGCAGAGTGGCGGCGAGTCTTACGCCTTCACCTTTTCTGAGCACCCAGCAGTGGTCATAACCGCCACCGAGTTTCAACGCTTCGGTGTCTTCGTTCACGCGTTTGCCGATGGCTGTCGGAGCGGTGAAATCCATCGGTGTGCCCGCTACTGGAGCAATATCTCCGGTTGGGATCAGACCTGCGTTGGTCGGCAGGAAATGATCGGCTTCAAGCTTGAGGATGTGATTATTGATCGTATTGTTAGGGTCGCCGGTCAGGTTCCAGTAGGAGTGATGCACGATGTTGACCGGGGTCGCCTTATCGGTGGTGGCGGATGCCTGCCAAATCAGCTCGTTGTTTTCGGTGAGCCAGTAAGCGACAGTTACCTTGAGCGTCCCAGGGTATCCCTCTTCGCCATCCTTGGAGGTGTAGCTGAGCGACACCCCTTGAGCACCATCCTTGCTAACAGCCTCCCCTTTCCAGACCACTTTGTCGAACCCGACCTTACCGCCGTGCAGCGCGCAGGGAATGCCGCCGGGGTCGTTGTTGGTGGCAAGGGTGTAGTCCTTACCATCCAGACTGAACTTCCCGTGGGCGATGCGGTTGCCGTAGCGGCCTACCGTTGAGCCGAGGTAGGAGGTGTTGCTTTGCCATCCTTCCAGGGTATCGTATCCTAGGGTCACGTCGGCAGGTTTCCCGTCTTTGTCGGGCACTTCGAGGGAAACGAGAATGGCACCATACTCGGAGATACGCGCCTTCATGCCCTTGGTGTTTGTCAGGGTGTAGATTTTGACCTCCTGGCCATCGATGTTTCCGTACGATGCGACCTCGCTGCCAGCCGTCCGGGCATTTTCCTGGTCGTTTTCCGTGGACGGGGTGTCTTTCGAACAGGCCGCGAGTCCGGCAAAGAGTGAGACGGTCAGAGCCGTTTGGATAACTTGTTTCATAGTCGTGGATGTTGGATGTTGCGTCTTTGATCTACTTGGCTTTTTTGTTAGCCTTGCGGATGGTGGCCTTGATCAGTTCGATTTCGGCGGGGTCGAAGGGGGTGCCGTCCTGGCGGTAGATGTCGTGGAACCACACTTTCGGTTCGGGAGTTTTCCCGGGCTTTTCCCAGGTGTCCCAGCCGTAGATCGTGTTGGTTTTGCCGGCGACAAACCCCCAGTTCACGGCGGCGACGTTTTCCTTTTGCAGGATCGGCAGGCAGTCTTTGAAGGTGCTGCGCGGGCGCCCCATGTATTCGGTGCAGATGATCGGGCGGCCGAGTTTTTTCAACTGATTGATCTCCTTTTGCAGTGACTCAGGCGTCTTGTAGTTGTGGAAGGAGGTGACGTCCGCCCAGTTTTCCGCCGCCTCACGGCCGAGATTTCCTGACCAGGTGCAGGTGGTGACTGGCTGTGACAGACCGACCTCACGAGCCCAGATGTAAACATCGCGCAGCAGTGGCTTGTAGGGGTTGATTTTCTCTGCCTTGCCGGTGTGACCGTGGATGTCCTCGCGGAAATTGGGTCGGTTGCCGGGTTCATTGTAAAGGTCCCAGATGATGACACGCTGGTCGTCTTTGAACTTGGTGAGCACCGCCTTGACGTAGGTTTCGAGGCGTTTGCGGATCGATGCATCCTTGGTGTATTGCTTGAGCACCTTGAGTCCCGGGCTTTCGAGCCAGCCTGAGTTGTGCACTCCGGGCAGCGGCTCGGGCTGCTTGCCGACTTTAGGGTCGTCGAGCCAGCAGTCGTCAAAGATGACCAGCATCACCT
Proteins encoded in this window:
- a CDS encoding alpha-L-fucosidase; translation: MNPPHPDRPPTMEKETESGKAARLQWWTDARLGMFIHWGLYSMAARHEWVKRYERMSDEDYRKYFDLFEPDLYDPREWARLARAAGMKYAVITAKHHEGFCLWDSRFTDYKATRTACGRDLLAEWLDAFRAEGLRVGVYYSLLDWHHPHYPIDRNHPQSADSDEGYATLNQGRELKIYQQYMKDQIRELLTGYGGIDLIWMDYSFPSGKHGKGHADWDSENLLAMVRELQPGIIVNDRLDLLDVEGGGDFTTPEQYKVSKWPERNGKRLAWETCQTFSGSWGYHRDEMSWKTPRQLLVLLIESVSKGGNLLLNVGPTARGTIDARATASLDAIGAWMRFNQRAIYGCTQAPDTFSTPPQTLLTWHPGTRRMYVHLLDYPMGHLLLPGFGGKVSYAQFLHDGSEIREGTPPANVTYNEELADSDLCLVLPVVQPDVEIPVIELYLND
- a CDS encoding galactose mutarotase: MKQVIQTALTVSLFAGLAACSKDTPSTENDQENARTAGSEVASYGNIDGQEVKIYTLTNTKGMKARISEYGAILVSLEVPDKDGKPADVTLGYDTLEGWQSNTSYLGSTVGRYGNRIAHGKFSLDGKDYTLATNNDPGGIPCALHGGKVGFDKVVWKGEAVSKDGAQGVSLSYTSKDGEEGYPGTLKVTVAYWLTENNELIWQASATTDKATPVNIVHHSYWNLTGDPNNTINNHILKLEADHFLPTNAGLIPTGDIAPVAGTPMDFTAPTAIGKRVNEDTEALKLGGGYDHCWVLRKGEGVRLAATLRDPSSGRVMEILTDQPGIQFYGGNFLDGTITGKSGVSYQHRTGLCLETQHYPDSPNQPAFPNTILKPGETYSHTMVHRFSIKP
- a CDS encoding cellulase family glycosylhydrolase, translated to MKKNISRIILSLGLTGIIASAHAETTPATNRWSKEQAQQWYDQYPWLVGCNFIPSNAINQLEMFQADTWDEKTNDKELKMAHDLGFNFIRVYLHDLAYQADPKGFLDRVDQFLALADKHEIKVMLVIFDDCWLDDPKVGKQPEPLPGVHNSGWLESPGLKVLKQYTKDASIRKRLETYVKAVLTKFKDDQRVIIWDLYNEPGNRPNFREDIHGHTGKAEKINPYKPLLRDVYIWAREVGLSQPVTTCTWSGNLGREAAENWADVTSFHNYKTPESLQKEINQLKKLGRPIICTEYMGRPRSTFKDCLPILQKENVAAVNWGFVAGKTNTIYGWDTWEKPGKTPEPKVWFHDIYRQDGTPFDPAEIELIKATIRKANKKAK